A genomic window from Methanobrevibacter sp. TLL-48-HuF1 includes:
- the top6B gene encoding DNA topoisomerase VI subunit B has protein sequence MSQQANELFDNFQQLTPSEFFRKNKQMLGFTGKIRSLTIVFHELITNSFDAAEEAGILPEINIELKRIDKEHYILRHSDNGPGIPEDFVMQVYCSMFAGSKFRNIQSRGQQGLGCSGCVLLSQMTTGEPARVISCYQEGDKLKGVKMKFKMDVKKNKGMLMEREDFPAEHTGVCIELQFKDVSYSMAEQGAFEYIRRTMIGNPHAKITFRDPSGHKYIFKRAANIVPILPKEVLPHPKGVSADDILFMAKHTDKRRYKSMLTSSLSRMSNKRVNEIEEMTGIDMNKRPKDMTWAEAEAIVNCFKKMKFMAPPSNGLIPIGSEQIEKGMKQILKPEFIATLTRKPVTYGGGVSFIIEAGIAYGGDSGRVVNEQRKSEIMRFANRVPLTFDQGSCAITEALKSIDWKRYGIKDFDNSPITLFVNIISTQVPYLSTGKQSVSPEPEIVHEIRQATMTLARKLQKHLRAKKAAKEKAMRSKVFEDYLPVIIEEAAKLGETGIPEYNQVLAKVTKRALAELLGEKVEEEEEEVEEDALIMEELDEFGYAVDDDHSNLKNIEEEVPEYEEEE, from the coding sequence TTGTCTCAACAAGCAAATGAACTCTTTGACAATTTCCAACAATTGACACCATCAGAGTTCTTTAGAAAAAACAAGCAAATGTTAGGATTCACTGGTAAAATCCGCTCATTAACAATTGTTTTTCACGAATTAATTACGAACAGTTTTGATGCAGCTGAAGAAGCAGGTATCCTTCCAGAAATCAATATTGAATTAAAAAGAATTGATAAAGAACATTACATTCTCAGACACTCCGATAACGGTCCGGGAATTCCTGAAGACTTTGTAATGCAAGTATACTGTAGTATGTTTGCAGGATCCAAATTCAGAAACATCCAGTCAAGAGGACAACAAGGTTTAGGTTGTAGTGGTTGTGTACTTTTATCACAGATGACTACTGGTGAACCTGCTCGTGTAATCTCCTGTTATCAGGAAGGAGATAAACTTAAAGGAGTTAAAATGAAGTTCAAAATGGATGTTAAGAAAAATAAAGGTATGTTAATGGAAAGAGAAGATTTCCCTGCTGAACATACTGGAGTCTGTATCGAATTACAATTTAAAGATGTTTCTTACTCCATGGCAGAACAAGGTGCTTTTGAATACATCAGAAGAACCATGATTGGAAACCCTCATGCAAAAATTACCTTTAGAGATCCAAGTGGACACAAATATATTTTTAAAAGAGCGGCAAATATTGTTCCGATACTTCCAAAAGAAGTTTTACCACATCCAAAAGGAGTTAGTGCAGATGATATTCTATTTATGGCAAAACATACTGATAAAAGACGATACAAGAGTATGTTAACCAGCTCACTTTCCAGAATGTCCAATAAAAGAGTAAACGAAATTGAGGAAATGACTGGTATTGACATGAATAAACGTCCAAAGGATATGACCTGGGCTGAAGCAGAAGCTATTGTAAACTGTTTCAAAAAAATGAAATTCATGGCTCCTCCAAGTAACGGACTCATACCTATCGGATCAGAACAAATTGAAAAAGGTATGAAACAAATTCTTAAACCTGAATTCATAGCTACACTTACAAGAAAACCTGTAACCTATGGAGGAGGTGTTTCTTTCATTATTGAAGCAGGAATTGCTTATGGTGGAGATTCCGGAAGAGTTGTAAATGAACAAAGAAAATCAGAAATTATGAGATTTGCAAATAGAGTTCCATTAACATTTGATCAAGGAAGCTGTGCAATTACCGAAGCACTAAAAAGTATTGATTGGAAACGTTACGGAATTAAAGACTTTGACAATTCCCCAATTACTTTATTTGTAAACATCATTTCAACACAAGTTCCTTATCTTTCTACCGGAAAACAAAGTGTATCTCCAGAACCTGAAATTGTTCATGAAATAAGACAGGCAACTATGACTTTAGCCCGTAAACTTCAAAAACATTTAAGAGCTAAAAAAGCTGCAAAAGAAAAAGCAATGCGTTCAAAAGTATTCGAAGATTATCTCCCAGTCATCATTGAAGAAGCTGCAAAATTAGGAGAAACTGGAATACCTGAATATAATCAAGTTTTAGCTAAAGTAACTAAAAGGGCACTTGCAGAATTACTTGGTGAAAAAGTTGAAGAAGAGGAAGAAGAAGTAGAAGAAGACGCATTAATTATGGAAGAACTTGATGAATTTGGATATGCTGTTGACGATGACCACAGTAATCTTAAAAACATTGAAGAGGAAGTTCCAGAATATGAGGAAGAAGAATAA
- a CDS encoding KH domain-containing protein has protein sequence MPETDYLKIPQNRIGALIGNKGDVKKSIEKATETILDIDSEDGTVYITPQENMSDPLGVWNANHIVKAVARGFNPEVALNLVNDDIYLEVIKLPLYIGKSKNALSRYKGRIIGQNGKTREIIMDMADVQMAIYGKTVSLIGEMDNIMIAKEAIEMILKGSRHKSVYSFLERKKDELKLKEFKDLVGIKDDEIEFKDGIDFDEEMMK, from the coding sequence ATGCCAGAAACAGATTATTTAAAAATACCTCAAAATAGAATTGGGGCACTAATTGGAAACAAGGGAGATGTAAAAAAATCAATTGAAAAGGCTACTGAAACAATCTTAGATATTGATAGTGAAGACGGAACTGTTTACATCACCCCACAAGAAAACATGAGCGATCCACTTGGCGTATGGAATGCAAATCACATTGTAAAAGCAGTAGCTCGCGGATTTAATCCGGAAGTTGCTCTTAACTTAGTTAATGATGATATTTATTTAGAAGTCATAAAATTGCCATTATACATTGGAAAATCTAAAAATGCACTTTCTAGATATAAAGGGAGAATAATTGGGCAAAATGGAAAAACACGTGAAATAATTATGGATATGGCTGACGTGCAAATGGCCATCTATGGAAAAACCGTTTCATTAATTGGTGAAATGGACAACATCATGATAGCTAAAGAAGCTATTGAAATGATTTTAAAAGGATCAAGACACAAATCAGTCTATTCTTTTTTAGAGCGTAAAAAAGATGAATTGAAACTTAAAGAATTTAAAGATCTTGTTGGAATCAAAGATGATGAAATCGAATTCAAAGACGGAATCGACTTTGATGAAGAAATGATGAAATAG
- a CDS encoding DMT family transporter, which yields MKKIYFLLPALAGMMFGSSGIFVRTLTENGIDPTTLLFLRFSIATLVMFVCVLLTDKSLFKIKKEYLPYFIIAAISIVGLNLCYNEAMNSIHLSLAAVLLGTSPIFVIIGAYFTLGEKITVKKVGSMLLAIVGCILASGFLESSIGSISLIGVLGGVGAAIFCAVYTLDSTKVINRGCHTYSILFYSLILIVMILLPFTDFGQINHYVSINPVSNVLFLILHSFISFALPYICLTTALNYVESGVASILLSGCEPIAALIFGIVCYFEIPTFLMLCGLVIVIVALVILCKPPKKEEVKV from the coding sequence ATGAAAAAGATTTATTTTTTATTGCCTGCTTTAGCGGGGATGATGTTTGGATCAAGTGGAATTTTTGTTAGAACTTTAACTGAAAACGGAATTGATCCGACAACATTGTTATTTTTAAGATTTTCAATAGCTACTCTGGTAATGTTTGTTTGTGTGTTATTGACTGACAAATCATTATTTAAAATCAAAAAGGAGTATTTGCCTTATTTTATCATTGCAGCTATTAGTATTGTAGGATTGAATCTTTGTTATAATGAGGCTATGAATTCAATTCATCTGTCTCTTGCAGCAGTATTATTGGGCACTTCACCAATTTTTGTTATAATTGGTGCTTATTTTACATTAGGTGAAAAAATAACAGTTAAAAAAGTAGGATCAATGCTTCTGGCAATTGTAGGATGTATATTGGCTAGCGGATTTTTAGAAAGCAGTATTGGTTCAATTTCATTAATCGGAGTTTTAGGTGGTGTTGGAGCTGCGATATTTTGTGCTGTTTATACATTAGATTCAACAAAAGTGATTAATAGGGGATGCCATACATACAGTATTTTATTTTACTCTTTAATTTTGATTGTAATGATACTGTTACCTTTTACAGATTTTGGTCAGATAAATCATTATGTCAGTATTAATCCAGTTTCAAATGTGCTGTTTTTAATATTGCATTCATTTATTTCATTTGCTTTGCCATACATCTGTTTAACAACTGCTTTAAATTATGTGGAATCTGGTGTGGCATCAATATTGCTGTCTGGATGTGAACCTATTGCAGCATTAATATTTGGTATTGTCTGTTATTTTGAAATTCCAACATTTTTAATGCTTTGTGGTTTGGTAATAGTTATTGTTGCATTGGTAATCTTATGCAAACCACCTAAAAAAGAAGAAGTTAAAGTTTGA
- a CDS encoding serine protein kinase RIO: MDSKINKADAKVQKIRERKRRKGSEDRKVGSEVFDKITLETLYKLAKQDYIDILNGAISTGKEANVLKGITKDETYVAVKIYRIATSDFKKMDYYVHGDPRFNVKTKNKRQLIYAWVSKEFKNLKRLHNAGVNVPEPYISSNNVLIIEFIGDEKGNPAQPVRNQPPKNPEEFFNKLLVQLKKFVHEGKLVHGDLSNYNILNQNEEPIIIDVSQSVVLDNPISHELLQRDIKTLVNEYKKLGVKTSYDEVYEYVDFKL, from the coding sequence ATGGATTCAAAAATCAATAAGGCTGATGCAAAAGTCCAAAAAATACGAGAACGTAAAAGACGAAAAGGCAGTGAAGACCGAAAGGTCGGAAGCGAAGTTTTTGACAAAATAACTTTAGAAACATTATACAAATTAGCTAAACAGGATTATATTGATATTTTAAATGGTGCTATAAGTACTGGAAAGGAAGCTAATGTTTTAAAGGGAATAACTAAAGATGAAACTTATGTAGCTGTTAAAATTTACAGAATAGCTACTTCTGATTTTAAAAAAATGGATTATTATGTCCATGGAGACCCAAGATTTAATGTTAAAACTAAAAATAAAAGACAGCTGATTTATGCTTGGGTAAGTAAAGAATTTAAAAACCTTAAAAGATTACATAATGCAGGAGTTAATGTTCCTGAACCTTACATCAGCTCAAATAATGTTTTAATAATTGAATTTATTGGTGATGAAAAAGGAAATCCGGCACAACCTGTCAGAAACCAGCCTCCAAAAAATCCTGAAGAATTTTTCAATAAGCTTTTAGTGCAGTTGAAAAAGTTTGTACATGAAGGAAAATTAGTTCATGGAGATTTATCCAATTATAACATCCTTAATCAAAATGAAGAACCGATTATCATTGATGTTTCACAGTCTGTTGTTTTAGACAACCCTATTTCTCATGAACTGCTTCAAAGAGATATAAAAACATTAGTTAATGAATATAAAAAATTAGGTGTAAAAACAAGTTATGATGAAGTATACGAATATGTAGACTTCAAACTTTAA
- the eif1A gene encoding translation initiation factor eIF-1A, with product MSKPNNNNNSQEFRRVRTPKKGEIPGAVEQIMGHGKLKVRCADGNIRMTRIPGKMKKRIWIREGDIILVKPWDFQSDEKADVIWRYTKTESNWLERKGYLKM from the coding sequence TTGTCAAAACCAAATAATAACAATAACTCACAAGAATTTAGAAGAGTAAGAACACCTAAAAAAGGGGAAATTCCAGGAGCCGTAGAACAAATTATGGGTCACGGTAAATTAAAAGTTAGATGTGCTGATGGAAACATTAGAATGACTAGAATCCCAGGAAAAATGAAAAAACGTATTTGGATTCGTGAAGGAGATATCATTCTTGTAAAACCATGGGATTTCCAATCAGATGAAAAAGCAGATGTAATATGGAGATATACCAAAACTGAATCTAACTGGCTTGAAAGAAAAGGCTATTTAAAAATGTAA
- the glp gene encoding gephyrin-like molybdotransferase Glp: protein MGTEFLKIKESEDALEIIQKLFDKYYTLQSEEIAVEDAYGRILSGDVYSRMDFPPFDKALKDGFAILSQDSFGASEESPKTLEVIDFLEAGSTTDKTVEEGKCVEISTGAAMPKGADAVVMVEYCEKMDSNVNILTTVTPTQDVAKKGSDTKESKLILKKRDVLTPGKIGVLLSQGFETIEVYKKPTVGVISTGNEITLQGNELPYGKIYDVNGNMIKNDAISCGANAKFLGTVKDDYNQLKAKIQESLDDVDILIGSGGTSAGLGDVMKHVLDELGQVYIHGISVQPGKPTIIGIVDGKIVIGLPGNPVSALMIFNAFVAPPLTKLAGIDKNFEKSTVKGKLTRRIHSPVGRMQYQLVKVDGENIQPIFKDSGAIFSLSTADGYVKVPKSVELLDEGEEVEVYLFNIN from the coding sequence ATGGGAACTGAATTTTTAAAAATTAAAGAATCTGAAGATGCTTTAGAAATTATTCAAAAATTATTTGATAAATATTACACTCTTCAAAGTGAGGAAATAGCTGTTGAAGATGCATACGGCAGAATACTTTCTGGTGATGTATATAGTAGGATGGATTTCCCTCCATTTGATAAAGCCCTAAAAGATGGTTTTGCAATTCTTTCACAGGATAGTTTTGGAGCTAGTGAAGAATCTCCAAAAACTTTGGAAGTTATTGATTTTTTAGAAGCAGGTTCAACAACTGATAAAACTGTTGAGGAAGGCAAATGTGTTGAAATAAGTACTGGTGCAGCTATGCCTAAAGGAGCAGATGCAGTTGTAATGGTTGAATACTGTGAAAAAATGGATTCTAATGTTAATATACTGACTACTGTTACTCCTACTCAGGATGTAGCTAAAAAAGGTTCTGATACTAAAGAATCTAAATTAATTTTAAAAAAAAGGGATGTTTTAACTCCCGGTAAGATTGGTGTTTTACTTTCTCAAGGATTTGAAACAATTGAAGTCTATAAAAAACCTACTGTTGGTGTTATATCCACCGGAAATGAAATCACTCTTCAGGGTAATGAATTGCCATATGGTAAAATTTATGATGTCAATGGAAATATGATTAAAAATGATGCAATATCCTGTGGAGCCAATGCTAAGTTTTTAGGAACTGTTAAGGATGATTATAATCAACTTAAAGCTAAAATTCAGGAATCTTTAGATGATGTAGATATTTTAATCGGATCTGGAGGAACTTCTGCAGGTCTTGGAGATGTAATGAAACATGTTTTGGATGAATTAGGTCAGGTTTATATTCATGGAATCTCTGTACAGCCGGGAAAACCTACTATTATAGGTATTGTTGACGGTAAAATCGTAATTGGATTGCCTGGAAATCCTGTGTCTGCATTAATGATTTTTAATGCATTTGTAGCTCCTCCTTTAACAAAATTGGCAGGCATTGATAAAAATTTCGAAAAAAGTACTGTTAAAGGCAAACTAACTAGAAGAATACATTCTCCAGTTGGCAGGATGCAGTATCAATTGGTGAAAGTTGATGGTGAAAATATTCAGCCGATATTTAAAGACTCTGGAGCTATATTTTCTCTATCTACTGCTGACGGTTATGTAAAAGTTCCAAAATCTGTTGAACTTCTTGATGAAGGAGAAGAAGTTGAGGTATATTTATTTAACATAAATTAA
- a CDS encoding GyrI-like domain-containing protein gives MQIQDKIIPDQKIAVINYKGPISDLEILLSKLMDWVETEEIKTIGEPFIIYYSPRHSVNQGDAVFDVGIAIEGDAQAKDIIKTADLFEHGVLSGIHEGSIDNILDSYDTMVKVAQENNYDIIGSPTEVLIKNIHNADSEDEYVTEIRLPIIKM, from the coding sequence ATGCAAATTCAAGATAAAATTATTCCTGATCAAAAAATAGCTGTTATTAATTATAAAGGACCAATTTCCGATTTAGAAATATTGCTTTCTAAATTGATGGACTGGGTTGAAACAGAAGAAATTAAAACCATTGGAGAACCTTTTATAATTTACTACTCTCCAAGACATAGTGTAAATCAAGGAGATGCTGTGTTTGATGTAGGTATAGCTATTGAAGGTGATGCACAAGCAAAAGACATTATTAAAACTGCAGATTTATTCGAACATGGTGTTTTAAGCGGAATTCATGAAGGTTCTATTGATAATATTTTAGATAGCTATGATACAATGGTTAAAGTAGCTCAAGAAAACAATTATGATATTATTGGTTCACCTACTGAAGTTTTAATAAAAAATATTCACAATGCTGACAGTGAAGATGAATATGTCACTGAAATAAGATTGCCAATCATTAAAATGTAG